A genome region from Blautia coccoides includes the following:
- a CDS encoding DUF5058 family protein — protein sequence MNYFDVANSRLLYILVGIGLLYISGLVLVFMRKAWRRALELGITQKTILEVVKSSAVFTVIPSISVIIGLFSLSAVLGVPWSWFRLSVVGAVSYELTAAEMVSDALGFQSAGAMAAANNYEVFGAIMFVTSICILAGMITNIFCAKKIQVSMTRYRKSKGAWGAVFNFSFAAALVAAFIPYIILGGPVGIVVLIVSACVSAVMFYIVGKYKIQWLGSFIMSAALLMGMAAAVCTVNILG from the coding sequence ATGAATTATTTTGATGTGGCAAACAGCAGACTGCTCTATATACTGGTGGGCATTGGGCTGCTGTACATTTCCGGACTTGTGCTGGTATTTATGCGCAAAGCCTGGAGGCGGGCACTGGAACTTGGAATTACCCAAAAGACGATCTTGGAAGTTGTCAAGTCCTCTGCTGTGTTTACCGTAATCCCGTCCATATCTGTAATTATCGGACTCTTTTCCCTTTCCGCAGTGCTGGGTGTTCCCTGGTCCTGGTTCCGGCTTTCCGTGGTAGGTGCGGTGAGCTATGAACTGACAGCAGCGGAAATGGTATCCGATGCCCTGGGGTTTCAGTCAGCAGGTGCTATGGCGGCAGCCAACAATTATGAAGTGTTCGGGGCGATCATGTTCGTAACCAGTATATGCATTTTGGCAGGAATGATAACAAATATTTTCTGTGCAAAAAAAATCCAGGTAAGTATGACAAGATACAGGAAAAGCAAGGGAGCCTGGGGCGCTGTTTTTAATTTTTCGTTTGCCGCAGCTCTTGTTGCCGCCTTCATCCCCTATATTATTCTGGGAGGGCCTGTGGGGATCGTGGTGCTGATCGTCAGTGCCTGCGTGTCCGCGGTCATGTTCTATATTGTGGGCAAATACAAAATACAGTGGCTTGGCAGCTTTATCATGTCGGCAGCCCTGCTCATGGGCATGGCCGCTGCTGTCTGCACTGTAAATATTCTGGGATAA
- a CDS encoding M20 metallopeptidase family protein — protein sequence MNDLERAKAILPEMIANRRFLHQNPELGMNLKVTTEFVMEKLRDMGIEPKICGGCGVTALIGQKTDGPVFLLRADMDALPMQEESGLPFAAADGAAHCCGHDMHTAMLLGAAKILKEQEEELPGIVKLMFQPGEETLEGAKAMIADGILENPRVDAAMGVHMMPLAPAGFVGYNAGVVCNSSDLLHIAIEGKGGHGASPHLSVDPINVGVHIHLALQELIAREVDPQDQAALTFGEFHSGDAKNIIPKTAYLGGTLRTVRQETREYLLARIENCVEMTAKMFGAKASLEIPASVSALTVDETCADIIGKGFSETLGKAAARVSQTTSGSEDFAEVSRLVPSMFFVVGGGDREHGYEFSGHHPKVRYDETSLASGAAAFACGAKAYLAANVKS from the coding sequence ATGAACGATCTAGAGAGAGCAAAAGCCATTCTTCCGGAGATGATCGCCAACAGAAGATTTCTGCATCAGAATCCGGAGCTGGGTATGAACCTGAAGGTTACCACAGAGTTTGTCATGGAGAAACTCCGTGACATGGGAATAGAGCCGAAAATCTGCGGGGGCTGCGGTGTCACTGCCCTCATCGGCCAAAAGACGGACGGTCCGGTATTCCTTTTAAGAGCGGATATGGACGCACTGCCTATGCAGGAGGAGAGCGGTCTTCCCTTTGCAGCCGCAGACGGAGCTGCCCATTGCTGCGGTCATGACATGCACACAGCTATGCTTTTAGGCGCCGCGAAGATTTTGAAGGAGCAGGAGGAGGAGCTTCCCGGAATCGTCAAACTTATGTTCCAGCCGGGGGAGGAGACACTGGAAGGAGCAAAAGCCATGATCGCAGACGGGATTTTGGAGAATCCCCGTGTGGATGCGGCTATGGGGGTACATATGATGCCCCTGGCACCGGCGGGATTTGTGGGATACAATGCAGGCGTTGTGTGTAATTCCAGTGATCTGCTGCACATTGCCATTGAAGGAAAAGGCGGACATGGGGCCAGCCCCCATCTGTCTGTGGACCCTATCAATGTGGGCGTGCACATTCATCTGGCTCTCCAGGAGCTGATCGCCAGAGAAGTGGACCCTCAGGATCAGGCTGCTCTGACTTTTGGAGAATTCCACAGCGGAGACGCGAAAAATATTATTCCTAAGACAGCTTATCTGGGCGGTACTTTGAGGACGGTCAGACAGGAGACCAGGGAATATCTGCTGGCAAGGATCGAGAACTGTGTTGAGATGACAGCCAAGATGTTTGGCGCAAAAGCAAGCCTAGAGATTCCGGCCTCCGTCAGTGCCCTGACTGTGGATGAGACATGCGCTGATATTATAGGAAAAGGATTTTCCGAAACACTTGGAAAAGCGGCTGCCCGTGTGAGCCAGACCACCTCCGGCTCCGAAGATTTTGCCGAGGTGAGCCGCCTGGTTCCCTCCATGTTCTTTGTGGTAGGCGGAGGAGACCGGGAACACGGGTATGAATTCTCAGGACACCACCCAAAGGTCCGCTATGATGAGACGAGCCTTGCAAGCGGAGCTGCGGCTTTCGCCTGCGGTGCAAAAGCATATCTTGCGGCGAATGTGAAGTCGTAG
- a CDS encoding HAL/PAL/TAL family ammonia-lyase, whose product MKIVTLGGRNTLEQVAAVARYGAVVEFSAKYIERVKICRQHVERFSREGKAIYGITTGLGDNCRKFIPEEERVKIQRNHILAHTVSVGEPLDEEGVRAMMFVMLLHFGSGLTGFRLETLELIKELLNRKITPRVPKHGSVGYIGLESHIGMVLIGEGQAWYEGELLPGAEALKRAGIQPAVLGSKEGLTLVSGTTSVTALACLAYYDSVILSGTADVSGAFSLEMLKGTLKAMDERLMRARPHPGQMQTAENIRNLLAGSKIAERYRDYRVQDALSLRCIPQLHGAVKKTLKDGLESIAIELNSSVDNPLIFEKDGEAEALMGCNADGTYLGMASDFLCIALADLVKMAERRTDRLVNRHLSELPPFLNASADFNDGLMMIQYTAAGLAGEMRLLSHPAVVDNVPTCANQEDYVNMGYNAARKACDAVKTAQYVLAIELICAAQAKEFYPEGESSPAIEAVYAKIREVMPALKEDAALEPYIEAVRNLILNGEILEAVRSAGVNVKL is encoded by the coding sequence ATGAAAATTGTTACATTAGGAGGCAGAAATACACTGGAGCAAGTGGCAGCAGTGGCCAGGTATGGTGCTGTGGTGGAATTTTCTGCTAAATACATAGAAAGAGTCAAAATCTGCAGACAGCATGTGGAGCGTTTCAGCCGTGAGGGAAAAGCTATTTACGGTATCACCACGGGTCTGGGTGACAACTGCAGGAAATTTATTCCTGAGGAGGAGCGTGTTAAGATCCAGAGAAACCACATTTTAGCACATACAGTCTCTGTGGGTGAGCCTCTTGATGAAGAAGGTGTCAGAGCCATGATGTTTGTCATGCTCCTGCATTTTGGCAGCGGTCTTACCGGTTTTCGCCTGGAAACTCTGGAATTAATAAAAGAACTGCTGAACAGAAAGATCACCCCAAGGGTTCCGAAGCATGGCTCTGTGGGATATATAGGTTTGGAATCACATATTGGTATGGTGCTTATCGGAGAGGGACAGGCATGGTATGAGGGAGAACTTCTTCCGGGTGCGGAGGCGCTAAAACGCGCGGGAATACAGCCGGCGGTCCTCGGCTCCAAGGAGGGACTTACCCTTGTATCAGGCACCACATCTGTTACAGCCCTTGCCTGTCTTGCCTATTATGACAGTGTGATACTTTCCGGGACAGCGGACGTGTCCGGTGCCTTTTCGCTGGAAATGCTCAAAGGTACTTTGAAAGCCATGGACGAAAGGCTGATGCGCGCCAGACCCCACCCGGGCCAGATGCAGACAGCCGAAAACATCAGAAACCTTCTGGCAGGGAGCAAAATCGCAGAGAGGTACAGGGATTATCGTGTCCAGGACGCCTTGTCCCTGCGCTGCATTCCACAGCTTCACGGGGCAGTGAAAAAGACTTTGAAGGACGGTCTTGAGTCCATTGCCATAGAGTTAAATTCTTCGGTGGACAATCCTCTTATTTTTGAAAAAGACGGAGAAGCAGAAGCTCTCATGGGATGTAATGCGGATGGAACATACCTGGGTATGGCCTCGGATTTTCTCTGCATTGCTCTTGCGGATCTGGTAAAAATGGCGGAACGCCGTACAGACCGTCTGGTCAACCGCCATCTGAGCGAACTGCCGCCTTTTTTAAATGCCAGTGCTGATTTTAATGACGGCTTGATGATGATACAGTACACGGCAGCGGGACTTGCGGGGGAGATGCGTCTTCTCTCACATCCTGCGGTGGTAGACAATGTGCCGACCTGTGCCAACCAGGAAGACTATGTAAATATGGGATACAATGCCGCCCGAAAAGCCTGTGATGCTGTGAAGACTGCCCAGTACGTCCTTGCCATCGAACTGATCTGTGCTGCGCAGGCAAAAGAATTCTATCCGGAAGGCGAGTCTTCCCCTGCCATAGAAGCGGTTTATGCAAAAATAAGGGAAGTCATGCCGGCCCTGAAAGAAGATGCCGCGTTGGAGCCATATATAGAAGCGGTGAGGAATCTTATTCTGAATGGTGAGATACTGGAGGCAGTCCGAAGTGCAGGTGTGAATGTAAAACTGTGA
- a CDS encoding Ldh family oxidoreductase: protein MVVTVKIEEIKELMRKALALRGITGEYAEFMISDYLESELEGHRTHGLSKFLTVDAGLSRRSGEMKLLKQKGCYAQVDGSGELGHIAALYSTNLAIAAAKEHGVGITALKNVGRYSRITPYARKISQEGLVGMITNNGGPACVAPFGGARAMFGTNPLCFSFPSGRGKPYIFDFATSQKVWGEVRQAIVENRPLPDNCFIDGEGNFTTDPEKAEAGVPFGGPKGYALCYALEVMTGAFVGAKMGYDAKDEYDLGYLFVAFSPDMFTTLEAFTKEVDALADDVRSCPSAKPGGRVFVPGEIFGSRPVEQMPPEDAEVEEDVYRRLKIMSVSLEGGYENNKKLN from the coding sequence ATGGTTGTTACAGTAAAAATAGAAGAGATAAAAGAGCTGATGAGAAAAGCTCTGGCCCTCAGAGGGATCACGGGGGAATATGCGGAATTTATGATCTCCGATTATCTGGAATCTGAGCTGGAGGGACACAGGACCCATGGCCTGTCAAAGTTTCTGACTGTGGACGCAGGTCTGTCCAGAAGAAGCGGAGAGATGAAGCTGTTAAAACAAAAGGGCTGCTATGCCCAGGTGGACGGCAGCGGAGAGCTTGGGCATATTGCGGCTCTGTACTCCACCAATCTGGCGATTGCCGCGGCAAAAGAACACGGCGTGGGTATCACAGCCCTGAAAAATGTGGGGCGTTATTCCAGAATCACCCCCTATGCCAGAAAAATATCACAGGAGGGTCTTGTGGGAATGATAACCAATAACGGAGGCCCCGCCTGTGTGGCTCCTTTTGGGGGAGCAAGAGCCATGTTTGGAACGAATCCCCTGTGTTTTTCTTTCCCAAGCGGCAGAGGAAAGCCCTATATCTTTGACTTTGCCACATCCCAGAAGGTTTGGGGGGAGGTGCGCCAGGCAATTGTGGAAAACCGTCCTCTTCCGGATAACTGTTTTATTGACGGAGAGGGAAACTTTACAACAGATCCTGAGAAAGCAGAGGCCGGTGTGCCCTTCGGGGGACCAAAAGGTTATGCCCTGTGTTATGCTCTGGAAGTGATGACAGGCGCTTTTGTGGGAGCGAAAATGGGATATGACGCCAAAGACGAGTATGATCTGGGCTATCTGTTTGTGGCATTTTCTCCGGATATGTTTACGACTTTGGAGGCCTTTACAAAAGAGGTGGATGCTCTGGCTGACGATGTCCGCAGCTGTCCGTCTGCAAAACCAGGCGGCCGGGTGTTTGTTCCCGGTGAGATATTCGGGAGCAGACCGGTAGAGCAGATGCCCCCGGAGGATGCAGAGGTGGAAGAGGATGTTTACCGCAGACTGAAGATCATGAGTGTGTCCCTGGAAGGGGGATATGAGAATAATAAAAAATTGAATTGA
- a CDS encoding S9 family peptidase: MGNIRDYLTAAKCSYPVWGEENTIYYLDTRDGAPQIWEKDLHTGKSRKRTHNSDKISRMRFCRRRVYFAMDMDGDENEQIYSIGGDSGEVMPVVYHPRNVRSHLGDVRGSWVYYASNKRLRSIFDICRKNLENGKTDILIEGKDAVCLPLCISPDEEILLYSRRTSFADLQIYCKNLLTGEEKKVSRDLQCAMEDSPVWLEDGSGFYFISDREREFKRVMFWDRKTGLTEEIYEVNWDVTHIALSGQDRYLAVVVNEDGDSRIHILEAETKREIHIPQIPLGTIGDEEPVTWSNAGFRLLFSFESGSRIQNIWLLDAEKGTLEQVTENEDTAVTEDMLTEPVLCRCQSFDGLEIPYWLYIPKGMPAKNLPVAVYIHGGPESQIRRFYEETIQYLVSEGIAVAAPNVRGSSGYGKTYLDLDNKEKRLDAVKDIEALVEHLTETKTADPGRMAVFGRSYGGYMTLSCAARMPKLWACAVEVVGMFNLVSFLKHTAGYRRAAREAEYGSLEHDIQLLEDISPEAVIEDLECPLLIVHGANDTRVPVTEAENAAKRLKALGREVEYLCFEDEGHMIIKQKNRIKYILTAAEFLKSHLLQK; the protein is encoded by the coding sequence ATGGGAAATATAAGAGATTATCTGACAGCAGCAAAATGCAGTTACCCTGTATGGGGAGAGGAGAACACCATTTATTACCTGGACACCAGGGATGGAGCGCCTCAGATCTGGGAAAAAGACCTGCACACGGGGAAAAGCAGGAAAAGGACACATAATAGCGATAAGATCAGCCGGATGCGGTTCTGCCGGAGACGAGTGTATTTTGCTATGGATATGGACGGAGATGAAAACGAGCAAATATATAGTATCGGCGGTGACAGCGGCGAGGTCATGCCTGTTGTGTACCATCCAAGGAATGTGCGCAGTCATCTGGGAGATGTGAGGGGCAGCTGGGTCTATTACGCTTCTAATAAAAGACTGCGCAGTATTTTTGATATATGCAGAAAAAATCTGGAGAACGGTAAAACAGATATATTAATAGAAGGAAAGGATGCGGTCTGCCTTCCGCTGTGCATAAGTCCGGACGAGGAGATACTGCTGTACAGCAGAAGAACTTCATTTGCAGATCTGCAGATTTATTGTAAAAATCTTCTCACCGGGGAGGAGAAAAAGGTGAGCCGGGATCTGCAGTGCGCTATGGAGGACAGCCCTGTATGGCTTGAAGACGGAAGCGGTTTTTATTTTATCAGCGACAGGGAGCGGGAATTTAAAAGGGTCATGTTCTGGGACAGGAAAACAGGCCTCACAGAGGAAATCTATGAGGTGAACTGGGATGTGACCCATATTGCCCTGTCAGGACAGGACAGGTATCTGGCTGTGGTGGTGAATGAGGACGGGGATTCCAGGATACATATTCTGGAAGCGGAAACGAAAAGAGAGATCCATATCCCTCAGATCCCTCTGGGAACCATAGGGGATGAGGAACCTGTCACGTGGTCAAATGCAGGCTTTAGACTTCTCTTTTCTTTTGAAAGTGGCAGCAGGATACAGAATATCTGGCTGCTGGACGCTGAAAAAGGCACTCTGGAACAGGTGACAGAAAATGAAGACACGGCAGTGACGGAGGATATGCTGACAGAGCCTGTGCTATGCCGCTGTCAGAGCTTTGACGGCCTTGAGATCCCCTACTGGCTCTATATTCCAAAGGGAATGCCTGCAAAAAATCTGCCGGTGGCGGTTTATATCCACGGGGGACCTGAGTCTCAGATCAGACGTTTTTACGAGGAAACCATCCAGTATCTTGTCAGTGAGGGGATTGCGGTAGCGGCCCCTAATGTAAGGGGAAGCTCCGGATACGGCAAGACTTACCTGGATCTGGACAATAAAGAAAAGCGTCTTGACGCAGTGAAAGATATAGAAGCGCTGGTGGAACACCTCACAGAGACAAAAACTGCGGATCCGGGAAGAATGGCGGTTTTCGGGAGAAGCTACGGGGGATATATGACTCTTTCCTGTGCTGCCAGGATGCCCAAGCTCTGGGCCTGCGCAGTGGAAGTGGTGGGAATGTTTAATCTGGTGAGCTTTTTGAAGCATACGGCAGGTTACCGGAGAGCGGCAAGGGAGGCTGAATATGGGAGTCTGGAACATGACATACAGTTACTGGAAGATATCTCACCGGAAGCTGTCATTGAAGATCTGGAATGTCCCCTGCTGATCGTGCACGGAGCCAATGACACGAGAGTGCCTGTAACGGAGGCGGAGAACGCGGCAAAACGGCTGAAAGCCCTGGGAAGAGAAGTGGAATATCTCTGTTTTGAGGATGAAGGCCATATGATAATTAAGCAAAAAAACAGAATAAAATACATTTTAACGGCAGCAGAATTCCTGAAATCGCATTTGTTGCAAAAATAG
- a CDS encoding urocanate hydratase: MNNAEIGKAMVIKLDPVLPEYPTFKEGVRRAPKRELTLNKREIKLAVANALRYVPEELHEQLAPEFLDELLTRGRIYGYRFMPKDRIYGRPIDEYKGHCVEGKAFQVMIDNNLDHDVALYPYELVTYGETGQVCQNWMQYQLIKRYLEELTDEHTLVMMSGHPMGLFKSHKTSPRVIVTNGLMVGMFDNPEDWAKATAMGCSSYGQMTAGGWMYIGPQGIVHGTFNTILNAGRKFLGVPQDGDLSGHLFVTSGLGGMSGAQPKAIEIARGVGIVAEVDASRIETRHSQGWVSLVIEDAAEAFRVAEEYMEKKETVSIAYHGNIVDLLQYAVDNNIKIELLSDQTSCHVPYDGGYCPQGLTFEERTEMLANDKEKFCELVDQTLIKHYHLIKTLVERGSYFFDYGNSFMRAVFDAGAKDIAKNGEDTSEGFVFPSYVEDILGPELFDYGYGPFRWCCLSGKPEDLRATDHAAMEVIDPNRRSQDRDNYIWIRDAEKNKLVVGTQCRILYQDALGRRDIALRFNEMVRNGEIGPVMLGRDHHDTGGTDSPYRETSNIYDGSNITADMAVQCYAGNAARGMSLIALHNGGGVGISKSINGGFGMVLDGSERVDEILRAAIPWDTMIGVSRRSWGRCEHSIETVAEYNKIREGQDYITMPYLADEDMIERVCKDVVVEEHHVHH, encoded by the coding sequence ATGAACAATGCGGAAATCGGAAAAGCAATGGTGATAAAACTGGATCCCGTACTGCCGGAATACCCTACCTTTAAAGAGGGTGTCAGAAGAGCCCCGAAGAGAGAGCTGACCCTGAACAAAAGGGAGATCAAGCTGGCAGTGGCCAACGCCCTCAGATATGTGCCGGAAGAGCTGCACGAACAGCTCGCACCGGAATTTTTAGACGAACTTCTGACAAGAGGACGTATCTACGGATACCGTTTTATGCCGAAGGACAGGATCTACGGAAGACCGATCGATGAATATAAAGGACACTGTGTGGAAGGAAAAGCATTCCAGGTCATGATCGACAACAACCTGGACCATGATGTGGCCCTGTACCCATATGAACTTGTTACATACGGAGAGACCGGCCAGGTCTGCCAGAACTGGATGCAGTACCAGTTGATCAAGAGATACTTAGAGGAACTCACAGATGAGCACACCCTGGTGATGATGAGCGGCCATCCCATGGGCCTGTTCAAATCCCACAAGACCAGCCCGCGTGTCATCGTGACCAACGGCCTGATGGTGGGCATGTTCGATAACCCGGAGGACTGGGCAAAGGCCACAGCTATGGGCTGCTCCTCCTATGGACAGATGACAGCCGGAGGCTGGATGTACATCGGACCGCAGGGTATCGTGCACGGAACCTTCAACACCATCCTGAACGCAGGACGTAAGTTCCTGGGCGTGCCTCAGGATGGAGACCTGTCCGGCCATCTGTTCGTGACCAGCGGCCTTGGCGGGATGAGCGGCGCACAGCCGAAAGCCATAGAGATCGCAAGAGGCGTGGGCATCGTAGCGGAGGTGGACGCTTCCCGTATCGAGACCCGCCACAGCCAGGGCTGGGTGAGCCTGGTGATCGAGGACGCGGCAGAGGCGTTCCGTGTGGCAGAGGAATACATGGAGAAGAAAGAGACCGTATCCATTGCCTACCACGGAAATATCGTGGACCTTTTGCAGTACGCGGTGGACAACAACATCAAGATCGAGCTGCTGTCTGACCAGACCAGCTGCCATGTGCCGTACGACGGAGGCTACTGCCCGCAGGGACTGACCTTTGAAGAGCGCACCGAGATGCTGGCCAACGACAAAGAGAAGTTCTGCGAGCTGGTGGACCAGACCCTGATCAAACACTACCACCTGATCAAGACATTGGTGGAGAGAGGCTCCTACTTCTTTGACTACGGAAACTCCTTCATGCGCGCCGTGTTTGACGCGGGAGCAAAGGATATCGCCAAGAACGGGGAGGATACCAGTGAGGGATTCGTGTTCCCGTCCTATGTGGAGGATATCCTGGGACCGGAGCTGTTCGACTACGGATACGGCCCGTTCCGCTGGTGCTGCCTGTCCGGAAAACCGGAGGACTTAAGAGCCACAGACCATGCGGCCATGGAAGTGATCGACCCGAACAGAAGGAGCCAGGACAGGGACAACTACATCTGGATCCGTGACGCGGAGAAGAACAAACTGGTGGTGGGCACCCAGTGCCGTATCCTGTACCAGGATGCCCTTGGAAGAAGGGACATTGCCCTTAGGTTCAATGAAATGGTAAGAAATGGAGAGATCGGACCGGTGATGCTGGGCCGTGACCATCATGATACAGGCGGAACGGATTCCCCGTACAGAGAGACCTCCAACATCTATGACGGCTCCAATATCACAGCGGACATGGCAGTACAGTGTTATGCCGGGAACGCAGCCAGGGGAATGAGCCTGATCGCGCTGCACAACGGAGGCGGAGTAGGCATCAGCAAATCCATCAACGGAGGATTCGGAATGGTGCTGGACGGAAGCGAGCGTGTGGATGAGATCTTACGGGCAGCGATCCCGTGGGATACCATGATCGGGGTATCCAGGAGGAGCTGGGGAAGATGCGAGCACTCCATCGAGACAGTAGCCGAGTACAACAAGATAAGGGAAGGGCAGGATTACATCACCATGCCGTACCTTGCAGATGAAGATATGATCGAGAGAGTATGCAAAGATGTAGTGGTGGAAGAACACCACGTTCATCACTGA
- the trxA gene encoding thioredoxin, which yields MSVNAVEKTKFQTEVLESTKPVVVDFWAPWCGYCRRLAPAVERLEAEIGSKVTVLKADIDELPEIAQQYEIDTIPTLILFKDGKEADRVVNPPSQDAVEEWLKTNQVL from the coding sequence ATGTCAGTAAACGCAGTTGAAAAAACAAAATTCCAAACAGAGGTATTAGAGTCCACAAAACCGGTCGTAGTAGATTTTTGGGCACCATGGTGCGGCTACTGCCGCAGACTTGCCCCCGCGGTAGAAAGGCTGGAAGCTGAGATAGGCAGTAAAGTCACAGTGTTAAAAGCAGATATTGACGAACTTCCGGAGATTGCTCAGCAGTACGAAATAGATACCATTCCCACTCTGATCCTCTTTAAAGACGGAAAAGAAGCAGACCGTGTGGTCAACCCGCCTTCCCAGGATGCGGTGGAAGAGTGGCTGAAGACAAACCAGGTGCTTTGA
- the glsA gene encoding glutaminase A — MISQDCLHDALSYGKCFTGLGQPADYIPELARVNKHQLGVSIVKLDQEILNEGDYDRPFTIQSISKLVSLILALHDRGGEYLFQDKVGVEPTGDPFNSIIKLETKTRPFNPFINAGAITVASCIDGRDTEERFARFLTYIRHLCNNESICLNENVYLSEKSTGDRNRALAYYLKASGILEGDVEDCLDFYFRMCSVDVTALDIANLSAVLANHGTNPFTGETLIEPSCAKALRALMLTCGMYDGSGRFAMKVGFPAKSGVGGGIAAVVVDQMGIGVYGPALDEKGNSIGGIKILEYLAKKLDCSLF; from the coding sequence ATGATATCACAGGATTGCCTGCACGATGCTTTGTCCTACGGAAAATGCTTCACCGGACTTGGACAGCCCGCAGATTATATTCCGGAGCTTGCCCGGGTAAACAAACACCAGCTCGGTGTGAGTATTGTAAAACTGGATCAGGAGATTTTGAACGAAGGAGATTATGACAGGCCCTTTACCATCCAGAGTATCTCCAAGCTGGTATCCCTGATCCTCGCCCTGCATGACAGGGGCGGCGAATATCTTTTTCAGGACAAGGTAGGCGTGGAGCCAACCGGAGACCCTTTTAACTCTATCATAAAACTGGAAACCAAGACACGCCCTTTCAACCCCTTCATCAATGCAGGCGCCATTACCGTGGCAAGCTGCATCGACGGCAGGGATACCGAGGAAAGATTCGCGCGTTTTCTCACCTATATCCGGCATCTGTGCAACAACGAGAGCATCTGTCTGAACGAAAATGTCTATCTCTCAGAAAAAAGCACTGGAGATCGGAACCGGGCCTTGGCCTATTATCTGAAAGCCTCTGGAATCTTAGAGGGGGATGTGGAGGACTGCCTGGACTTTTATTTCAGGATGTGCTCTGTGGATGTGACTGCCCTGGACATAGCCAATCTCAGTGCTGTGCTGGCCAATCACGGAACCAATCCCTTTACAGGGGAAACGCTCATTGAGCCGTCCTGCGCCAAGGCCCTCCGCGCCCTCATGCTCACCTGCGGCATGTACGACGGCTCCGGAAGATTCGCCATGAAAGTGGGCTTTCCTGCCAAGAGCGGCGTGGGCGGCGGTATTGCTGCCGTTGTTGTGGACCAGATGGGCATCGGTGTGTACGGGCCTGCTCTTGATGAAAAGGGAAACAGTATCGGTGGGATCAAGATTCTGGAATATCTGGCAAAAAAGCTTGACTGCAGCCTTTTTTAA
- the trxB gene encoding thioredoxin-disulfide reductase: MRQDIYDVAVIGGGPGGYTAALYCARSGLSVLVLEKMSPGGQMATTSVVDNYPGFEDGIDGFELGEKMQRGAERFGAETAFVNVTAVDLKHDIKTIETSKGQVKARAVVLATGASPREIGLPEEPSLRGRGVAYCAACDGMMYRDKTVVVVGGGNSAAADALYLSKICRKVYLIHRRDTLRASKVYLEPLKKSNVEFVWNSQVKEILHEKKVTGVVVQDKEGQRREIPCDGVFAAIGRIPDTELFKGQTELDSQGYIQADETTRTNLPGVFAVGDVRKKPLRQIVTAASDGAVASHFIEEYLA; this comes from the coding sequence ATGAGACAGGATATATACGATGTGGCAGTGATCGGCGGAGGCCCCGGCGGATACACGGCGGCTCTCTACTGCGCCAGAAGCGGACTCTCTGTTCTGGTCCTGGAAAAAATGTCGCCGGGTGGACAGATGGCAACCACCAGTGTGGTGGACAACTATCCCGGATTTGAGGATGGCATCGACGGCTTTGAGCTTGGAGAAAAAATGCAGCGGGGAGCCGAACGGTTTGGGGCTGAGACAGCATTTGTAAATGTAACGGCAGTTGATCTGAAGCATGATATAAAAACCATTGAGACCTCCAAAGGCCAGGTAAAAGCCAGAGCAGTGGTCCTGGCAACAGGGGCATCTCCAAGAGAGATCGGGCTGCCTGAGGAGCCATCCCTGCGGGGGCGCGGCGTTGCCTACTGCGCAGCCTGTGACGGCATGATGTACCGGGATAAGACGGTAGTCGTGGTGGGCGGCGGCAACAGCGCAGCGGCAGATGCCCTGTATCTCTCAAAGATATGCAGGAAGGTTTATCTGATCCACAGAAGGGATACCCTGCGGGCGTCAAAGGTTTATCTGGAGCCTTTGAAAAAAAGCAATGTGGAGTTTGTCTGGAACAGTCAGGTAAAAGAAATCCTTCACGAGAAAAAAGTGACAGGAGTTGTGGTCCAGGATAAAGAAGGGCAGAGAAGGGAAATTCCCTGCGACGGTGTTTTTGCAGCTATCGGCAGGATCCCGGACACAGAACTTTTTAAGGGACAGACAGAACTTGACAGTCAGGGATACATTCAGGCAGATGAGACCACCAGAACAAATCTGCCGGGAGTGTTTGCGGTAGGTGATGTGAGGAAAAAACCTCTGCGGCAGATCGTAACAGCAGCATCAGACGGCGCAGTAGCCTCTCACTTCATTGAAGAATATCTGGCATAG